Within the Zea mays cultivar B73 chromosome 10, Zm-B73-REFERENCE-NAM-5.0, whole genome shotgun sequence genome, the region GCCTTCTCGTGAACATCGAGCTACATTATTTAACAATGAGCTACAGTATGTAACAGGAGCTCTAGCTAGCAGCCGAAATTTAGACAAGTGACAGCAGCCAATGACAGAAACGTCGTAGGCGCCTCCATAAGAACAGCAAGCAACGTACAGCTAGCCTACTCCGGAAACCGTCTTTGGATTTCCGGCACGTTTAAGGCCTGCTTAGATATCCTCGAGCATGCATGCAGAGCTCTAAGCCTCTAATCGTGTGCTTCTTGTCGTACATGCATGATTACTCTGAATAATTTGCCAGACGACGCATACATATATGTGAGCTGTTCTAACGCATACAGTGTTGAGCATGAGTTTAGCATGTGTCACTACTCACTACCTGCTTCTCATTTGGACTGTCACTACTCTTCGATCACTACGCCTCTCCAAACTGGCTGAGAACATAGAATTATTGGTCCCACTGGCTGCCACCTTTACATATGTGTGTGGATGCTGCACGCACTTGCGCTACTTAAACCtgcaaaggcgacaagcacatttCGCAGGCCATGTCTGATAACAACGCCCATCTCGAAACAAGCACCAGTTCCGATGCAGCTATAGCCGTATGCAGGACGGAGACTGCAAAAGAACAAGGACATCTTCTGCAACAGCTGCATGCATGGGGAGATTGTTCCAAGAACAAGGACGCATGAGGCTAGGGAGGAGAACTGGGCAAGAGGAAATTAATGGAGACTTTCGTGAGGATAGCATGCTGCCGCCGTCAACTTAGGAATCGGCCCGGTTTTTGCTTCGCCTCTAGTAAGGTCTTTGCAGAGTAGCAGCAGCTGGGTTCTTGTTCCAAGCAAACGACTAGTACTCCTCAAGCTGGCAgtggcaaagagaagatataagtCTAGATGATACCTAGTCCACTTCACATCAACTGAAATCTCAGCTGTTCATCAGTACAATCATCCAAAATTCTCTCTTATTACAAATCTGTATCTGGATCTGTATAAAGACGCACTGCAGGCTCGCAGTTGCTTGTATTGCTGTTTCCGTAAGGTTTCCTTGGTTGCGCGATTGATGATCCTGCTGAGCTAGCCAATCGTGGCTCTCCTCGTCAGGAATTCAGGATGGTCCGTCCAGAGCTCTCTGAACCTGCTAGTGCTACTGCATGGCATGTGACTGAAAACCTCTGCTGCTGGAGTTGGCGGCTTCTGAAGTGGAGTAAAGCGTGCATGGGGAGAAACAGACACCCAGAAAGAAAGAAAGCATGAAAAAAAGGGGAACTGAATCACGGAAACGGATTGTTTCTTTACGAAGAAGACGAAATGAACTGTTTGCTAATCACAGGCAGGCCAGTGGACTCATCTCATCAAACAGTGGTGGTAACAGTTTGCTTTCTGTTGCATGCTTGCTCTTTCGTTCCCTCTTCTTTGAATTTGTCTATGTACATTATCCGCGATGAAACAATCTACCGATGATCTAGCCTCTACTTGTTTTTTTTAGGTTTTTTAGAAGAAAACAAGAATCTCTAGCTTCGAACTCGTCTACTGATCCTCACCGGGAGCCCGCCGCTGATGGACGCGGTGAGCCCCGACACGAACTTCGGCTTGCAGGCGGCGCTGCTACTGTCCCCGACGACGTGGACGTCGAACGCCCTCACGACGGCCACCGCGACCGCCTTCATCTCGGTGACGGCGAGCTCCTTGCCGAGGCACACGCGGAGGCCCGCCTGGAACACCGGGTACCTGTACAGGCTCTCTGGGACGAACGAGCCGCCGGCGCCGGTGAGCCAGCGGCCCGGGCGGAAGGCGCCGTGGTCGGCGCCCCAGATGCGCGGCATGCGGCCCATGGCGTAGGGGTGGTACATCACGCGCGTGCCGCCCGGCACGTAGGTGCCGTCGGGGAGCACGTCGGGCCCCGCGCAGAACTTGGAGTCGAACTGCACCGGCGGGAACAGCCGCATGTTCTCGTACAGCACCGCGTGGGTGTAGTGCAGGCGCTTCAGGTGCTCGTAGGTGAGCGGCGGCGCCgggccgccgtcgccgtcgccggccTCGGCGCGCATGGCGGCCGCCACGCCCGGGTTCTCGGACAGGAGCATGAAGAGCGTCGTGAGCGCGGAGGACACGGTGTCGCGCCCCGCGAGGAGGAAGCTGACGACGATGTCGCGCAGGTACCTATCGTCGTCGTCGGCCCCGGCTGAGGCCATAAAGCGGGACAAGAGGTCGTGGCCGCTGGGTGCGACGCCCAGCTTACGGCGCTCCCGGATGACGGTGGCCGCGAGCTCGTCGACCAGCTTGATGGCCGCCCTGAGCTCCCTCTCCGAGCCGACGTTGAGCAGGCGCTTGGCCCTCCACAGCAGCGGCGCCGCGGCGGCGCCGCGCGTGGCGCTGAGGCGCGTGGCGGTGTCGAACGCGTCGGCGAGCTCGGACACGGGCATCTCCGGCTCCAGGCAGCCCGGGTCGAGGCCGAAGGAGATCTTGCAGATGGTGTcgaaggcgaagcggcggaacACGTCCTGCAGGTCGACCACCGCGCCGGAGTCGGCGGCGCCGGCGAGCAGCGGCAGGAGCCGGGCCTCCACCTCCTGCGCGATGATCCCGAACGCGTAGGAGCGCACGGTGACGCTGCCGAGCTCCAGGCTGGCCATCTTGCGCTGGTGCCGCCAGGCGTGGCCGTCCACGTTGAAGATGCCGCGGCCGAGGAGGTCCCCGAGGAGCGCCGCGAAGGTCTTGCCCTTGGGGAAGTTGTCGAAGTTGGTCTTGAGCATGTACTCCACGTTGGCCGGGTTGGCCGTGACGGTGCAGCCCAGCACGTGGACGTGGACGGTGCCGGTGGGCGACTCCCGGAGGAGGTGCGCGTACCAGTCTCCCAGGTTGGTGAAGTCCCGCGCCCACGACCCCGTCAGGTACGCCCGGCAGACGTGGCAGCTGCACCACGGCCAGCGGCGGAGGAGCAGCAGCACCAGGGCCAGCGCCACCACGCAGAGGGAAGAGGCGAGGAGGGCCATGCCCGCGCACTGCGCTGCCCAGGGCAAGGCATCAGCTGCTGCTTCCATGGCGCCTCGCCGGGgtcttccttcttcctcctcttGCCTGCTTGCCGTCTAGAATTAGCTAGTGCACAACTGGACACACAGGGAGGGGGAGAAGCCGAGAAGGAGAGGAAAATGCGTGTGAGAGTTTGTGCGGCACAAGACTGGTCGAGGAGGCTTTGTCTATAGAGACTATAGTATATAACGTGGGCGGAGGCCAATCCGCACATGGAGCACGTGCGTTTTTCATTAAACAACGTTTGTATTGGGGGGGAGTTTTTTCAGCTTTTGCCGCAATGTACACAGCTAATGGCTCACAGTCACGCATCCCGTAACAGTACATGACAGGTGGGTCCACATCAGCAGCTACCCCTAGATTGCACATGCTaagtttttttttttaaaaaaagaaagACTTTGCTTTGTTGGCGCATCGTCTCTATTTTTCCCCTTTGTTAAACTGTTACTAACTTCACCTTGTGTGTGTTTATTCCGTATTTCGATTGCCAATGAACACTACGTAGATACATGATAAATTATTTTGATGAAAATTGTTATGCTccgcagagagagagaggaacaTTAAAAACAAGCAAGTTGTGGATGAACCTAGGACTAAGCATTTTTCTAGCATAGGTCAAAAAGGACGATTAGGGAGTAGGGACTTGCAAGTAGAGGTACCCAAACGGgcggcccggcccgggcccgtCAGGCCCGACGGTTAATCGGGCCGTGCCCGGCCGGCCCGCGTGCCGCAGCCGCGGCCCAGGCACAGCACGGCGGCCTGGTGGTCGTGCCGGGCCGGTCCGTTTAACTGGTCACGTTCTCCCATTAATTCAAGAAAATAGCAAAAAAAAACTGTGTTTTTGTGAGGATTTGAACTCGCAACTGAAGGACACTAACCAGTATAACTCGAGTGTGTTTG harbors:
- the LOC103640750 gene encoding cytochrome P450 94C1, whose protein sequence is MEAAADALPWAAQCAGMALLASSLCVVALALVLLLLRRWPWCSCHVCRAYLTGSWARDFTNLGDWYAHLLRESPTGTVHVHVLGCTVTANPANVEYMLKTNFDNFPKGKTFAALLGDLLGRGIFNVDGHAWRHQRKMASLELGSVTVRSYAFGIIAQEVEARLLPLLAGAADSGAVVDLQDVFRRFAFDTICKISFGLDPGCLEPEMPVSELADAFDTATRLSATRGAAAAPLLWRAKRLLNVGSERELRAAIKLVDELAATVIRERRKLGVAPSGHDLLSRFMASAGADDDDRYLRDIVVSFLLAGRDTVSSALTTLFMLLSENPGVAAAMRAEAGDGDGGPAPPLTYEHLKRLHYTHAVLYENMRLFPPVQFDSKFCAGPDVLPDGTYVPGGTRVMYHPYAMGRMPRIWGADHGAFRPGRWLTGAGGSFVPESLYRYPVFQAGLRVCLGKELAVTEMKAVAVAVVRAFDVHVVGDSSSAACKPKFVSGLTASISGGLPVRISRRVRS